In one Mycobacterium sp. NBC_00419 genomic region, the following are encoded:
- a CDS encoding ferredoxin, with product MKVTVDQNKCVSSGQCVLNAAEVFDQRDDDGVVVLRSDNPAEDLADSVRRAAVACPAQAIDVEE from the coding sequence ATGAAGGTCACCGTCGACCAGAACAAATGTGTGTCCTCGGGTCAGTGCGTGCTCAACGCCGCCGAGGTGTTCGACCAGCGCGACGACGACGGCGTCGTGGTCCTGCGCAGCGACAACCCCGCTGAAGACCTGGCCGACAGCGTGCGGCGCGCGGCCGTGGCATGTCCGGCCCAGGCCATCGACGTCGAGGAGTGA
- a CDS encoding cytochrome P450 → MSDTLTDAIGESTVPDYPMARAASCPFAPPPELLEMNETKPLSRARIWDGSTPWLVTGYEAARSLFADARISVDDRIAGFPHWNAHMLATVDKRPRSVFTSDAEEHTRFRRMLSKPFTFRRVETLRSVIQQVTDECIDEILAGPQPADMVAKIALPVPTRVISDMLGVPYSDHEFFQEHANAGLARYAAADAMQKGAMSLHQYLIDLVEKKRKEPAEDAISDLAERVNAGEIDVKEAAQLGTGLLIAGHETTANMIGLGLLALLQNPEQAMLLRDSEDPKFIANAVEELMRYLSIIQTGQRRVALEDIEIAGETIKAGEGVILDLAPANWDPATYADPDKLDLTRDASQQLGFGYGRHQCVGQQLARAEMQIVFPTVLRRMPNMKLAIPFDEVPFAEDHLAYGVYEVPVTW, encoded by the coding sequence ATGTCTGACACATTGACCGACGCGATCGGTGAGTCCACCGTCCCGGACTATCCGATGGCGCGTGCCGCGAGCTGTCCGTTCGCCCCGCCGCCCGAGCTACTCGAGATGAACGAGACCAAGCCGCTGTCGCGGGCGCGGATTTGGGACGGCAGCACCCCGTGGCTGGTGACCGGCTATGAAGCAGCCCGTTCGCTGTTCGCCGATGCGCGGATCAGCGTCGACGACCGGATTGCCGGCTTCCCGCACTGGAACGCCCACATGCTCGCCACCGTGGACAAGCGTCCCCGTTCGGTGTTCACTTCCGATGCCGAGGAGCACACCCGTTTCCGGCGGATGCTGTCCAAGCCGTTCACCTTCCGCCGGGTGGAGACACTGCGCAGTGTCATCCAGCAGGTCACCGACGAGTGCATCGACGAGATCCTGGCCGGACCGCAACCCGCCGACATGGTCGCGAAGATCGCCCTGCCGGTGCCGACGCGAGTCATCAGCGACATGCTCGGCGTGCCCTACTCGGACCACGAGTTCTTCCAAGAGCACGCCAACGCCGGGCTTGCCCGCTACGCCGCGGCCGATGCCATGCAAAAGGGTGCGATGTCGCTGCACCAGTACCTGATCGACCTGGTGGAGAAGAAGCGCAAAGAGCCTGCCGAGGACGCAATCTCCGATCTCGCCGAACGCGTCAACGCCGGTGAGATCGACGTCAAGGAGGCCGCGCAGCTGGGCACCGGCCTGCTGATCGCCGGGCACGAGACGACCGCCAACATGATTGGCCTCGGTCTGCTGGCGTTGTTGCAGAACCCCGAACAGGCCATGCTGCTGCGTGATTCCGAGGACCCCAAGTTCATCGCGAACGCGGTCGAGGAACTGATGCGTTACCTGTCGATCATTCAGACCGGTCAGCGCCGGGTGGCCCTCGAGGACATCGAGATCGCCGGCGAGACCATCAAGGCCGGTGAGGGCGTGATCCTGGACCTCGCCCCGGCGAACTGGGATCCCGCCACGTACGCCGACCCCGACAAGCTGGATCTGACCCGTGACGCCAGCCAGCAGCTGGGATTCGGCTACGGCCGGCACCAGTGCGTCGGCCAGCAGTTGGCCCGTGCCGAGATGCAGATCGTGTTCCCCACTGTGCTGCGCCGCATGCCCAACATGAAGTTGGCGATCCCGTTCGACGAGGTCCCGTTCGCGGAAGACCACCTCGCCTACGGGGTCTACGAAGTCCCCGTTACTTGGTAA
- a CDS encoding TetR/AcrR family transcriptional regulator, producing MTQRPPAPRVHKPAAIRRQEIISAAAAEFAETGLAGTRLEAIAARAEISHPRVVQMFGSKRGLFLEVVAWVFDSVTEAFGAAATPTLVALGDAYRRLLQRDRTVALVMLHAYAAAGDPIVRDEVADRYLTLQHRVTDLTGADAMGVRTFFATGLLVTVSTALALPGKRADAQWGAWLLELVTPAVTERP from the coding sequence GTGACCCAGCGGCCGCCGGCACCCCGGGTGCACAAACCCGCGGCAATCCGCCGCCAGGAGATCATCAGCGCCGCTGCCGCGGAGTTCGCCGAAACTGGCTTGGCAGGAACACGATTGGAGGCGATCGCCGCCCGGGCGGAGATCTCCCATCCCCGCGTCGTGCAGATGTTCGGCTCCAAACGCGGACTATTTCTCGAAGTCGTCGCGTGGGTCTTCGACAGCGTGACCGAGGCGTTCGGTGCCGCGGCCACCCCGACACTGGTGGCGCTCGGGGACGCCTACCGTCGCCTGCTGCAGCGCGACAGGACCGTCGCACTGGTGATGCTGCACGCGTATGCCGCAGCCGGTGACCCGATCGTGCGCGACGAGGTCGCCGACCGGTATCTGACGTTGCAGCACAGGGTCACCGACCTCACCGGCGCCGACGCGATGGGCGTACGAACCTTCTTCGCCACCGGGCTGCTGGTGACGGTCTCGACGGCGCTGGCGCTGCCGGGCAAGCGGGCCGATGCCCAGTGGGGAGCCTGGCTACTGGAGCTCGTCACCCCGGCCGTCACCGAGCGGCCGTAG
- a CDS encoding nuclear transport factor 2 family protein produces MTVISPAAITDPKAVEEFCLHWATAWNNHDGDAVAALCAEDLVYDEPALGATVHGREPIRAFVTEMARSFPDNTFRLEGLFADVRRRAVLVAWKFTGTFARTGRVVEFHGDDRLEFGEDGLITAYRCLYDNDLVNRQIRNTDQ; encoded by the coding sequence ATGACAGTCATCAGCCCCGCCGCGATCACCGACCCCAAAGCCGTCGAGGAGTTCTGCCTGCACTGGGCAACCGCATGGAACAACCACGACGGTGACGCGGTCGCCGCACTGTGCGCCGAAGACCTCGTCTACGACGAGCCCGCACTGGGCGCGACGGTGCACGGCCGCGAGCCGATCAGGGCCTTCGTCACCGAGATGGCACGGTCCTTCCCGGACAACACATTTCGCCTCGAGGGCCTGTTCGCCGACGTCCGCCGCCGGGCAGTACTGGTGGCATGGAAGTTCACCGGCACCTTCGCCCGAACCGGGCGAGTGGTCGAATTCCACGGCGACGACCGCCTCGAGTTCGGCGAGGACGGACTGATCACCGCCTACCGGTGCCTCTACGACAACGACCTCGTGAACCGCCAGATCCGCAACACCGATCAGTGA
- a CDS encoding enoyl-CoA hydratase/isomerase family protein, producing the protein MAKAKRPPAEEIIRYEKDPKTRIATITFDRPEFLNAPTAAARLRYSDLLYQAGVDDDVKVLVIRGVGDDLGSGADLPEFMEMQDDEDDGPRLSEFRIAAGEVKYPPKGSFRRGATISSWYASPHSGIRTLQDFKKISILEVKGYCYGWHFYQAADADLVISSDDALFGHPSFRYYGWGPRMWWWAQMMGIRKFQEMVYTGRPFTAAEMADCNFLNSVVPREDLEAEVDKYAQACARNRPTDTVFQQKIFFEVMKQFQGEYMGSLLGGYFESMGGAIAHDDGDLDMHEALDEGLSGAVKDNDAKFPPEWRLSRSGRKDAKPKKKK; encoded by the coding sequence ATGGCTAAGGCCAAGCGGCCGCCGGCCGAGGAGATCATCCGCTACGAGAAGGACCCGAAGACCAGGATCGCCACGATCACCTTCGACCGGCCCGAGTTCCTCAACGCGCCGACCGCCGCTGCGCGGCTGCGGTACTCGGATCTGCTGTACCAGGCCGGCGTCGACGACGACGTCAAGGTCCTGGTGATCCGCGGGGTCGGCGACGACCTGGGCAGCGGAGCGGATCTGCCGGAGTTCATGGAGATGCAGGACGACGAGGACGACGGCCCCCGGCTGTCGGAGTTCCGCATCGCCGCCGGTGAGGTCAAGTACCCACCCAAGGGCTCCTTCCGGCGCGGCGCCACCATCAGTTCCTGGTATGCCAGCCCGCACTCGGGAATCAGGACGCTGCAGGACTTCAAGAAGATCTCGATCCTGGAAGTCAAGGGTTACTGCTACGGATGGCACTTCTACCAGGCGGCCGACGCCGACCTGGTGATCTCCTCGGACGACGCGTTGTTCGGGCACCCGTCATTCCGCTACTACGGGTGGGGACCCCGCATGTGGTGGTGGGCGCAGATGATGGGCATCCGCAAGTTCCAGGAGATGGTCTACACCGGCCGGCCGTTCACCGCCGCCGAGATGGCCGACTGCAACTTCCTCAACAGCGTGGTACCCCGCGAGGACCTCGAAGCCGAGGTCGACAAGTACGCGCAGGCCTGCGCCCGAAACCGCCCGACCGACACGGTGTTCCAGCAGAAGATCTTCTTCGAGGTGATGAAGCAGTTCCAGGGCGAGTACATGGGCAGCTTGCTCGGCGGCTACTTCGAGTCGATGGGTGGTGCCATCGCCCACGACGACGGCGATCTGGACATGCATGAGGCGCTCGACGAAGGCCTCTCCGGTGCGGTCAAGGACAACGACGCCAAGTTCCCCCCGGAATGGCGGCTGTCGAGGTCGGGCCGCAAAGACGCCAAGCCGAAGAAGAAGAAGTAG
- a CDS encoding M24 family metallopeptidase has product MATEVLGDERVLRTGRRARALAQMEAHDLDVLVLGRQSNIRYVSGAQQLWVAGTRPFAPSCVLLRNGAVHLLSTWDEGVPEDIPHENLYGIAWNPLNTIENLKKIPGAASARRVGSDALSPGFAQLLPLAFPNAELVDGEAAMQAARKVKTAEEIEALREAIRVAELGLAAALSTVRAGASVQDLTAVLLEAMTAGGVSTPAHQDAVWVTAKDHPWRRARGDDRVHDGDLVAFASAVLDRGYIGEVGRTWPVGDVTAASRELFERSQRLHAELIAACRPGAPNAGLLAAYEAAGEALPVVPVAHGLGVGFDSPVVSPQLAATAAAEHLEPGMVLAVTGYVFEPGVGAVFRRDAVLITDEGAEVLTSSPAWGDANG; this is encoded by the coding sequence ATGGCGACTGAAGTCCTGGGCGACGAGCGCGTTCTCCGCACCGGGCGGCGGGCTCGCGCACTGGCCCAGATGGAAGCTCACGACCTCGACGTCCTGGTGCTGGGCCGGCAGTCCAACATTCGCTATGTCAGTGGTGCCCAGCAACTCTGGGTGGCCGGCACCCGGCCGTTCGCGCCGTCGTGCGTGTTGCTGCGCAACGGTGCGGTGCATCTGTTGAGCACCTGGGACGAGGGTGTGCCGGAGGACATCCCGCACGAGAACCTCTACGGCATCGCCTGGAACCCGCTGAACACCATCGAGAACCTGAAGAAGATCCCGGGTGCGGCCAGCGCCCGGCGGGTGGGTTCGGACGCGCTGTCGCCGGGCTTCGCCCAGCTGCTGCCGCTGGCGTTTCCCAACGCCGAGCTGGTCGACGGGGAGGCGGCCATGCAGGCGGCCAGGAAGGTCAAGACCGCCGAGGAGATCGAGGCGCTGCGCGAGGCCATCCGGGTTGCCGAACTCGGTCTGGCCGCGGCCCTGAGCACCGTGCGCGCCGGCGCCTCGGTGCAGGATCTGACCGCGGTGCTGCTGGAGGCGATGACCGCCGGGGGAGTCAGCACCCCGGCGCACCAGGATGCGGTGTGGGTGACGGCCAAGGACCATCCGTGGCGTAGGGCACGCGGCGACGACCGCGTCCACGACGGTGACCTGGTGGCGTTCGCCTCCGCAGTGCTGGACCGGGGCTACATCGGCGAGGTGGGCCGCACCTGGCCCGTCGGCGACGTCACCGCGGCGAGCCGGGAGCTGTTCGAGCGTTCGCAGCGGCTGCACGCCGAGCTGATCGCGGCCTGCCGCCCGGGCGCACCCAACGCCGGGCTGCTGGCGGCGTATGAGGCTGCCGGCGAAGCACTTCCGGTCGTCCCGGTCGCCCACGGTCTCGGGGTCGGCTTCGACTCGCCGGTGGTCTCACCGCAACTGGCCGCAACCGCGGCCGCTGAACACCTCGAGCCCGGAATGGTCCTGGCCGTCACCGGCTACGTGTTCGAGCCGGGCGTCGGCGCGGTGTTCCGCCGCGATGCCGTGCTGATCACCGACGAGGGGGCCGAGGTTCTGACGTCGAGCCCAGCGTGGGGCGACGCGAATGGCTAA
- a CDS encoding CaiB/BaiF CoA-transferase family protein translates to MDPGRPEPPLTGFVVVDLSTGIAGGYCTKLLADGGADVIKVEAPEGDPLRRWSASGATIGPGEDGALFGYLAGGKQSVVADPQDAADLHLIDDLLASADAVVWSPESRLAGVDGLRPAPMHAAHPHLIVAAITAFGLQGPWHDRVATEFTLQAWSGGIVGLGRGAPDRAPVYVGGRVGDYLSGAYASAAILAARMRVLSGAGGELIDLSMLECHVMGLTYFPVTYFDMLGRPWRDARRMTVPGIAKASDGLVDIGCGTAQQWFDLCSMTGHEEWIDETSALTITERANEKAGELYAWVAAHTGDEVRDLATAFRIPNAPVANGATIESLDHFSARESFVGNPAGFRQPAHPYRISGVELRPPAPAPRLGEHTEHQRNADRVPRRAGFPTERLPLKGIRVLDLTTFWAGPSCTHMMALLGAEVIHVESAGRLDGTRMISGVPVTEDNWWEKQPIFAALNTNKKDITLDLSSARGRELLTRLIATADVVAENYTPRVLDQLGLDYSAVQRIRPDVVMLRMPGFGLDGPWRDNPAFAYVIEAAAGISWLTGYPDRNPYEPYSVGDPNAGLHALNGVLLALEHRRRTGKGALVEAAMVDAALAIAAEQVIEYSAYGALLQREGNRGPAAAPQNLYRTNEIDEFGRDDSWVAIAVANDEQWASLRAALGEPEWAAAPELSTVAGRRDGADYIDAQLADWCRGRSGDEVVADLWPAGVPVAKVMQPHRQGEIEQLVARGFFETVAHPVNSLARFSALPFRLAHGPDRLHLQHAPLLGQHNNEVLTELGLSDTELAALEADGVIGTAPARGGSTAAR, encoded by the coding sequence GTGGATCCAGGGCGGCCCGAACCGCCACTGACCGGATTCGTCGTGGTGGACCTCTCGACGGGCATCGCCGGCGGCTACTGCACCAAGCTGTTGGCCGACGGCGGCGCCGACGTCATCAAAGTCGAAGCCCCGGAGGGTGATCCGCTGCGCCGATGGTCCGCCTCCGGCGCGACCATCGGCCCGGGGGAGGACGGCGCGCTGTTCGGCTACCTGGCCGGCGGGAAGCAGAGCGTGGTGGCCGACCCCCAGGACGCGGCCGACCTGCACCTGATCGACGACCTGCTGGCCTCGGCCGACGCGGTCGTGTGGTCACCGGAGTCCCGCCTGGCCGGTGTCGACGGACTGCGCCCCGCGCCGATGCACGCGGCCCATCCACACCTGATCGTCGCCGCCATCACCGCGTTCGGACTGCAGGGGCCGTGGCACGACCGAGTGGCAACGGAATTCACACTGCAGGCGTGGTCCGGCGGCATCGTCGGGCTGGGTCGGGGAGCTCCTGACCGGGCACCGGTGTACGTCGGGGGGCGGGTGGGCGACTACCTGTCCGGGGCGTATGCCAGCGCCGCCATCCTTGCGGCGCGGATGCGCGTGCTGAGCGGCGCCGGTGGTGAGCTCATCGACCTGTCGATGCTGGAATGCCATGTGATGGGGCTGACCTACTTCCCGGTCACCTACTTCGACATGCTGGGCCGGCCGTGGCGGGATGCCCGCAGGATGACAGTGCCCGGTATTGCCAAGGCCAGTGACGGTCTGGTGGACATCGGTTGTGGCACCGCCCAGCAGTGGTTCGACCTGTGTTCCATGACCGGCCACGAGGAGTGGATCGACGAGACGTCAGCACTGACGATCACCGAGCGGGCCAACGAGAAGGCCGGGGAGCTCTACGCGTGGGTGGCCGCACACACCGGTGACGAAGTGCGCGATCTGGCGACGGCGTTCCGCATCCCCAACGCCCCGGTCGCCAACGGCGCCACGATCGAGTCCCTGGACCACTTCAGTGCGCGTGAGTCGTTCGTCGGCAATCCGGCGGGCTTTCGTCAGCCGGCGCACCCCTACCGGATCAGTGGCGTCGAGTTGCGCCCGCCTGCGCCGGCGCCGCGGCTGGGCGAACACACCGAGCATCAGCGCAACGCGGACCGAGTTCCGCGGCGAGCCGGTTTCCCGACGGAACGGTTGCCGCTGAAGGGAATACGGGTCCTGGACCTCACCACGTTCTGGGCCGGTCCGTCGTGCACACACATGATGGCGCTGCTCGGCGCCGAGGTGATCCACGTCGAGTCCGCAGGTCGCCTCGACGGCACCAGGATGATCTCGGGTGTGCCGGTGACGGAGGACAACTGGTGGGAGAAGCAGCCTATCTTCGCTGCGCTGAACACCAACAAGAAGGACATCACCCTCGACCTGTCCAGCGCGCGGGGCCGCGAGCTGCTCACCAGGCTCATCGCTACCGCTGATGTGGTCGCCGAGAACTACACGCCGCGTGTCCTAGACCAGCTCGGTCTGGATTACTCTGCGGTACAGCGCATTCGGCCCGATGTGGTCATGCTGCGCATGCCGGGCTTCGGCCTGGACGGCCCCTGGCGGGACAACCCCGCATTCGCCTACGTGATCGAAGCGGCGGCCGGCATCAGCTGGCTCACCGGCTACCCCGACCGCAATCCGTACGAACCGTACTCGGTGGGCGATCCCAACGCCGGCCTGCATGCCCTCAACGGTGTGCTGTTGGCGCTCGAACACCGCAGACGCACCGGCAAGGGCGCACTCGTCGAAGCGGCGATGGTGGACGCCGCGCTGGCCATCGCTGCCGAGCAGGTGATCGAGTACAGCGCCTACGGGGCGCTACTACAGCGCGAGGGTAACCGCGGGCCGGCGGCCGCACCGCAGAATCTGTACCGCACGAACGAGATCGACGAGTTCGGCCGCGACGACTCCTGGGTCGCGATCGCCGTCGCGAACGACGAGCAGTGGGCCTCGCTGCGCGCCGCTCTCGGTGAGCCGGAGTGGGCGGCCGCACCGGAGCTATCCACGGTGGCGGGACGCCGAGACGGTGCCGACTACATCGACGCGCAGCTGGCGGACTGGTGCCGCGGGCGCAGCGGTGACGAGGTCGTCGCCGATCTGTGGCCCGCAGGGGTACCGGTGGCCAAGGTGATGCAGCCGCATCGGCAGGGTGAGATCGAGCAGCTTGTCGCGCGCGGATTCTTTGAAACCGTTGCGCACCCCGTCAATTCGCTCGCACGGTTCTCGGCGTTGCCGTTTCGGCTGGCGCACGGCCCGGACCGGCTACATCTGCAGCATGCGCCCCTGCTCGGCCAGCACAACAACGAGGTGTTGACCGAACTCGGACTCTCCGACACCGAGTTGGCCGCGCTGGAAGCCGACGGGGTGATCGGCACGGCGCCGGCGCGCGGGGGCTCTACGGCCGCTCGGTGA
- a CDS encoding M24 family metallopeptidase codes for MTTSLTGPVRSLADIPTQPDRTRMRAETGARLRAAMTERGIGALVLLGNNAVTYATGTSWPLGDAGLSHVERPVALVLADDPAPHLFLPFREGAAEETELPADHVHGPVYLEFDEGVEHFATTLGDLVPRGTSVAVDELTGAMRRAQTRLFPDGAPGDAAVVVGAAKTVKTADEIACIHKAVRITDTAMVDVQRALAPGIRQIDLSAEFLRRAFELGAVASMLEPIWQVMPGTKADGVWTTHGDLALPLLSTERELRAGDVLWTDVSITYGGYCSDFGRTWTVGVEPTARQQAQYRRWKDIMTAVLGVTRAGATAADLGRAAIAANDGTKPWLPHFYLGHGIGVNAAEMPMIGTDLGAEFDENYVLQAGMVLVLEPVVWEDGTGGYRSEEIIVITEEGWIKLTDYPYSPYGD; via the coding sequence ATGACCACGTCACTGACGGGACCGGTGCGGTCCCTCGCCGATATCCCAACGCAGCCCGACCGCACCCGGATGCGTGCCGAGACCGGTGCGCGACTGCGCGCGGCGATGACCGAGCGCGGTATCGGAGCGCTGGTTCTGTTGGGCAACAACGCCGTCACCTATGCCACCGGCACCAGCTGGCCGCTCGGTGACGCCGGTTTGTCACATGTCGAGCGTCCGGTGGCGCTGGTGCTTGCCGACGACCCGGCACCGCACCTGTTCCTGCCGTTCCGGGAGGGGGCAGCCGAGGAGACCGAGCTGCCCGCCGACCATGTGCACGGGCCGGTCTATCTCGAATTCGACGAAGGTGTCGAGCATTTCGCGACGACCCTGGGCGATCTGGTGCCGCGGGGGACCAGTGTCGCCGTCGACGAGCTCACCGGTGCGATGCGCCGCGCCCAGACCCGGCTGTTCCCCGACGGCGCCCCCGGTGACGCGGCGGTGGTCGTCGGAGCCGCCAAGACGGTCAAGACGGCCGACGAGATCGCCTGCATCCACAAGGCTGTCCGGATCACCGACACCGCCATGGTCGACGTGCAGCGGGCGCTCGCCCCAGGAATCCGCCAGATCGACCTGTCCGCCGAATTTCTGCGCCGCGCTTTCGAACTCGGTGCGGTGGCCAGCATGCTCGAGCCGATCTGGCAGGTCATGCCGGGCACCAAGGCCGACGGCGTGTGGACCACCCACGGCGACCTGGCGCTGCCGCTGCTGTCCACCGAACGCGAACTGCGGGCCGGTGACGTGTTGTGGACCGACGTGTCGATCACCTACGGCGGGTACTGCTCGGACTTCGGGCGGACCTGGACTGTCGGTGTGGAACCGACTGCGCGCCAACAGGCCCAGTACCGCCGATGGAAGGACATCATGACGGCGGTGCTGGGTGTCACCCGGGCCGGTGCGACGGCAGCAGATCTGGGCCGGGCCGCGATCGCGGCGAACGACGGCACCAAGCCCTGGCTGCCGCACTTCTATCTGGGCCATGGCATCGGTGTGAACGCCGCCGAAATGCCGATGATCGGAACCGATCTCGGTGCCGAGTTCGACGAGAACTACGTCCTGCAGGCAGGCATGGTGCTGGTGCTGGAACCCGTGGTGTGGGAGGACGGCACCGGCGGGTACCGCAGCGAGGAGATCATCGTCATCACCGAGGAAGGCTGGATCAAGTTGACCGACTACCCGTACTCGCCCTATGGCGACTGA
- a CDS encoding amidohydrolase family protein, giving the protein MSAPTSTLYPSGGLGAPKDRHTHAADDNGLPAGTEVFSADNHISLSEDIFYEKFPPELKEKAPRIWYEDGAYMVGKAKGQTFLPLDFSRVLMQYDDLAGAATVNIEARIAELHDDGVDKELAFPNAVLALFHYPNMELRERVFRIYNEHIADVQERSNGHFYGVGLINWWDPDGARRTLAEVKSLGLKTFLLPLNPGKGVDGEIIDYGSTAFSPVWDEIESAGLPVSHHIGETPPKTPCEVNSVVVGMMINVDGFRETFSKYLFSGILDRHPSLRVGWFEGGIAWVATALQDAEHLLASYQHMFNRRVEHDIRYYWNKHMSASFMVDPLGLRLLDEIGVDNVMWSSDYPHNESTFGYSQKSIKSVVDAVGQDAAVKICSTNITKFLGVS; this is encoded by the coding sequence ATGTCAGCACCGACTAGCACCCTCTATCCCAGCGGCGGCCTTGGCGCGCCCAAGGACCGCCACACCCACGCCGCCGACGACAACGGGCTGCCCGCAGGCACCGAGGTGTTCTCCGCCGACAACCACATCTCGTTGTCCGAGGACATCTTCTACGAGAAGTTCCCGCCCGAGCTCAAGGAGAAGGCGCCCCGCATCTGGTACGAGGACGGCGCCTACATGGTCGGCAAGGCCAAGGGCCAGACCTTCCTGCCGCTGGACTTCAGCCGGGTTCTGATGCAGTACGACGACCTGGCCGGCGCCGCGACCGTCAACATCGAGGCCCGCATCGCCGAGCTGCACGACGACGGCGTGGACAAGGAACTGGCCTTCCCCAACGCCGTTCTGGCGCTGTTCCACTACCCGAACATGGAGTTGCGCGAGCGGGTGTTCCGGATCTACAACGAGCACATCGCCGACGTCCAGGAACGTAGCAACGGCCACTTCTACGGTGTCGGACTGATCAACTGGTGGGATCCCGACGGTGCCCGTCGGACCCTGGCCGAGGTGAAGTCGTTGGGGCTCAAGACGTTCCTGCTGCCGCTCAACCCGGGCAAGGGTGTCGACGGCGAGATCATCGACTACGGCAGCACTGCGTTCAGCCCGGTGTGGGACGAGATCGAGTCGGCCGGGCTGCCGGTCTCCCATCACATCGGCGAGACCCCGCCCAAGACGCCGTGCGAGGTCAACAGCGTCGTCGTCGGCATGATGATCAACGTCGACGGATTCCGCGAGACGTTCTCCAAGTACCTGTTCTCGGGCATCCTGGACCGCCACCCGTCGCTACGGGTCGGCTGGTTCGAGGGCGGCATCGCCTGGGTCGCCACCGCGCTGCAGGACGCCGAACATCTGCTGGCCTCCTATCAGCACATGTTCAACCGACGCGTCGAGCACGACATCCGGTACTACTGGAACAAGCACATGAGTGCGTCGTTCATGGTGGATCCGCTGGGCCTGAGACTGCTCGACGAGATCGGCGTGGACAACGTCATGTGGTCCTCGGACTATCCGCACAACGAGAGCACGTTCGGCTACTCGCAGAAGTCGATCAAGTCGGTGGTCGACGCCGTCGGCCAGGACGCGGCGGTCAAGATCTGCAGCACCAACATCACAAAGTTCCTGGGCGTCTCATGA
- a CDS encoding amidohydrolase family protein produces the protein MGQLSHRVDVPFPIFDADNHLYEPPEALTKYLPKEYKDYVQYVQVNGRTKIALRGQISNYIPNPTFEVVARPGAWEEYFKYGNPDGKTKRELFGEPMRAIPAFFEPGPRLEVMNELGLDRTLMFPTLASLIEERLRDDPVAIHVLVHSLNQWLDEVWGFNYQNRIFTTPVITLPIVEKAIEELEWAVKRGARCILVRPAPVPGFRGPRSFALPEFDPFWERVVEYDLLVGMHSSDSGYSRYTSEWDGASAEMLPFQTNAMGILNEWRPIQDSVGSWVIHGALYRHPKLKVAIVEAGSKWMTPLLDGLAEVFRKAPEAFPSDPVEMVKSRIHVSPFFEDGIDDLVNLVGVDQVLYGSDWPHPEGLAEPTYYVEALSHLNAEDQAKIMGGNLSRLITV, from the coding sequence ATGGGCCAGCTGTCGCACCGTGTCGACGTCCCGTTTCCCATTTTCGACGCGGACAACCACCTGTACGAGCCGCCGGAGGCGCTGACGAAGTACCTCCCCAAGGAGTACAAGGACTACGTCCAGTACGTGCAGGTGAACGGTCGTACCAAGATTGCGCTGCGCGGCCAGATCAGCAACTACATCCCGAACCCGACCTTCGAGGTCGTCGCCCGCCCGGGCGCTTGGGAGGAGTACTTCAAGTACGGCAACCCCGACGGTAAGACCAAGCGCGAGCTGTTCGGTGAGCCGATGCGCGCGATCCCGGCGTTCTTCGAGCCCGGCCCGCGACTGGAGGTGATGAACGAGCTGGGGCTCGATCGCACTCTGATGTTCCCGACTTTGGCCAGCCTGATCGAGGAGCGCCTGCGCGACGACCCGGTGGCCATTCACGTCCTGGTCCACTCGCTCAACCAGTGGCTCGACGAGGTGTGGGGCTTCAACTACCAGAACCGCATCTTCACCACCCCGGTGATCACCTTGCCGATCGTGGAGAAGGCGATCGAGGAATTGGAGTGGGCGGTCAAGCGCGGCGCCCGCTGCATCCTGGTCCGCCCGGCCCCGGTGCCCGGCTTCCGCGGCCCGCGGTCGTTCGCGCTGCCCGAGTTCGATCCGTTCTGGGAGCGGGTCGTGGAGTACGACCTGTTGGTCGGCATGCACTCCAGTGACAGTGGCTACTCCCGGTACACCTCCGAGTGGGACGGCGCCAGCGCCGAGATGCTGCCGTTCCAGACCAATGCGATGGGCATCCTCAACGAGTGGCGCCCGATCCAGGATTCGGTGGGCTCGTGGGTGATCCACGGTGCGCTCTACCGCCACCCGAAGCTGAAGGTCGCCATCGTCGAGGCCGGCTCGAAGTGGATGACCCCGCTGCTGGACGGCCTGGCCGAGGTCTTCCGCAAGGCCCCGGAAGCCTTCCCGAGCGACCCGGTCGAGATGGTCAAGAGCCGCATCCACGTCAGCCCGTTCTTCGAGGACGGCATCGACGACCTGGTCAACCTCGTCGGTGTCGACCAGGTGCTCTACGGCTCGGACTGGCCGCACCCGGAAGGCCTGGCGGAGCCGACCTACTACGTCGAGGCGCTCTCGCACCTCAACGCCGAGGACCAGGCAAAGATCATGGGCGGCAACCTGAGTCGCCTCATCACGGTGTGA